The following nucleotide sequence is from Methanobacterium sp..
ACCAGTGTCCACCAAAAAGGACTTCCCAATGAAGGCATCGACGTCCATCCTGTGAATCCAGTAGCTGTAGCCTCTGCAGTGGCGCTGGCAGGTACAACATTCACCAAGTTGGTGAGAGCTTGGTTAGCATCAACCACACCGCCCAGCATCCAATAACTTGTTGCCAGAAGGATTATCATTCCAAAAAACATTATACTACCTTGCAAGGCATCAGTATACATTACTCCCCGGATACCACCAAATATTACATAAGCAGCTACAAAAATCGCCATTACAATCAAAGCAACATAATAATGAATATGAAGGGTAGTTTCCACAAACCGTGCCATTCCTACCAACACAACCGAAGCGTAAAGTGGCATTCCAATAAAAATAACGGCACCTGAGAAATATTGGATGAATTTACTATCAAAGCGTTTGGATAAAAATTCGGGAAAGGTAAGGGCCCCCATGTTATGGCCCATTTTACGAGTACGTTTTCCAAAAAACACAAAAGCTATGAAGATTCCTATAAGAATGTTTAAAAAGACCAGCCACAAGATTCCCATTCCATAATTTGCAGCCACCCCTCCAAAACCAACAATGGCTGCAGTGCTAATAAAAGTAGCCCCATAACTTAAGGCCATGATAAAAGGGTGTGTTTGTCTCCCTGCCACCATATAATCATCAGCACTCTGTGTTCTTCGCCATGCCACATAACCCACAAAACCATTTATCAAGAGAAATACCAAAACAACAACACTCAGTATAACTAAATCCACATAATCACAACCAATTCAGTTCCAATAAATTTTATCATGACATCCAATGATTAATGAATGTAAGAAGAGTATATATATCTATTTACATTCTGTTATTATTCGACTTAAAAGAAGTATCACCCAATTGCTTGATCCAGTATTGCTTGCCTATCAGATTTAAATAATGTATGGGATCAAACCTCTTCATATCCTTTAGTCTGTGAGAGTTTTAGATAGGGTTAAATTACCTTTAGAATAAATGAGTAAATGAAATACTTCAAATTGGTAGTGAAATTTTGAGTGAAGATCGTCCACCTAAACTCGGAAAACCCGTAACCGGTGACCAGAAAAGAAAAATTAGCCGGAAATTTTCAAAACCGAAAAACAATATTCGGAAAAAGTTAGACTCTCTTGATCTGAAAAAGAAAGGAGCTGACATTACCAGCAAATTTGCTTCCCTTAAATCAACAAGCAAAGAGAAAAAGGATGGACCTGCAAAACTTCAAAAAGCAAAAAAGGAAACTAAAAAGTCGAGATCTGAAATCCTAAAAACAAATCCTAGCCAAATTTTCAGAGAAACCCCAATAATAATGATTATTAGCCTTATTGTTCTAATTATTGTGGTTGTTACTGTTCTAATGTGGCCTGTTGATGATTTAACTAGTCAAAACCAAACACACAACACAAATAGCCCAGTAAAATTACAGAAAAATCATTTTTCTGATGGAATGATATCATTAGATTATCCTGAAGGTTGGAATATTACTGGCAAAGGTGATGACACTAAAAGTAGATCCCGTCTTTTAGTTACTGTTTCAAAAGATGAAAATAACAGCGTGTCTATCTTTAGGGAAGAATTGGGAACTCATAATTTCACACATCGAGTTGCTGCTTGGAGATCAAATATTTTGAAAAACGGTATGATCTACTATGAAGGTAGTATCACTGTGGACAATCAAACTGCTTATGAGTTTATGGCCAATTACAAACCAAGTGATAAAGTCTATGCCACCAGGGGAATTGCTTTACAAAAAAATAATATACTTTATTTCATAATTTTCATCTTTGACGACCCTCTCGTGGAGTATAGCGCTGAGATGGATAAAGTTATTAAAAGTTTTAAAGTGACTGAGAATCCTTATTTGGTATGAGGCAAATTGATTGCAAGGAGATTCAATATGATCTGGAATGAAGAGATTGAATGCATGGCCCATGATGAATTAAAAAAACTACAACTGAAACGATTACAAGACGTAGTTAAAAGGGCCTATGAAACTGTGCCCTATTACAAAAAACGTTTTAATGAAGCTGGTATCAGACCAGAAGATATTAAAACCTTGGATGATATTCAAAAACTACCTTTAACCACTAAAGATGACCTTCGTGCTGCCTATCCCTTTGGAATGTTTGCAGTTCCCCGTAGGGAGATAGTGGAAGTTCACACCTCTTCTGGAACCACTGGCAAACCTACGGTATCAGGATATACAAAAGAAGATATCAAAATCTGGAGTGAAGTCATGGCCCGGGGTTTGACCATGTTTGGAGTTACAGAAGATGATATCATCCAGAACACTCATGGTTACGGTCTTTTCACTGGAGGTTTCGGTGTACATTATGGTGCTCAACATATAGGCGCTACAGTGATCCCTATTTCAACTGGACAGACTCGTAGGCAAATCGAAATAATGAAAGATTTTGGAACAACTATTTTAATAGTCACACCCTCCTACGGACTTTACTTAGCTGAAGTAGCTGAAGAAGAAGGTGTAGAAAGTAGTGATCTAAATCTTAACTCCATTGGTTTTGGAGCTGAAATGTGGACTGAAGAAATGCGACAAAAACTCCAAAAGCGGTTTGATTCCCCAGCATATAATATTTACGGTCTAACTGAAATAATGGGCCCCGGGATTGCTTTAGAATGTCCTGAACAGGATGGTTTGCATGTTATGGAGGATCATTTTTATCCTGAGATTATTGATTCTGAAACTATGGAAGTTCTCAAAGACGGAGAAAAAGGTGAGCTTGTTTTGACCACTTTAACCCGTCATGGTATGCCAATTATTCGTTTTAGAACCAAGGACATAACTAACTTAAGAAGGGGAACGTGTCCCTGTGGCAGGACTCTTATTAAAATGGAACGCATAACTGGAAGGACCGATGACATGCTTAAGATTCGTGGAGTTGCGGTTTTCCCCTCCCAAATAGAAAAAGCACTTCTTAAGATGGATGGTATTGAACCTCATTACCAGATCATTGCCACCAGACCCCAACACTTGGATGAATTAGAAGTTCAAGTGGAAACATCACCAAAACTCTTCTCTGACGAAGTTAAAGAGTTAGTTGGTATTAAAAATAAAATAGAACACTTTATTCATGATGAAATTGGCTTAAGAGTGAATGTTACCTTGGTGGAACCAAAAACACTGCCACGTAGTGAAGGTAAAGCAGTTAGAGTTATTGATAAACGAGAATTATGAAGGGGAACAATTATGAAAATAAAACAGTTATCTATTTTCTTGGAAAATAAGAAAGGAAGAATGAGAAACGCTTTGGATGTTCTGGCTGATGCTGGATTTAACATTAGGGCTCTTTCCATTGCAGATACCTCTGACTTCGGCATATTACGCTTAATTGTGCCTAAACCAGATGAAGCAAAAAAGATCCTCGAGAAAAATAATTT
It contains:
- a CDS encoding phenylacetate--CoA ligase translates to MIWNEEIECMAHDELKKLQLKRLQDVVKRAYETVPYYKKRFNEAGIRPEDIKTLDDIQKLPLTTKDDLRAAYPFGMFAVPRREIVEVHTSSGTTGKPTVSGYTKEDIKIWSEVMARGLTMFGVTEDDIIQNTHGYGLFTGGFGVHYGAQHIGATVIPISTGQTRRQIEIMKDFGTTILIVTPSYGLYLAEVAEEEGVESSDLNLNSIGFGAEMWTEEMRQKLQKRFDSPAYNIYGLTEIMGPGIALECPEQDGLHVMEDHFYPEIIDSETMEVLKDGEKGELVLTTLTRHGMPIIRFRTKDITNLRRGTCPCGRTLIKMERITGRTDDMLKIRGVAVFPSQIEKALLKMDGIEPHYQIIATRPQHLDELEVQVETSPKLFSDEVKELVGIKNKIEHFIHDEIGLRVNVTLVEPKTLPRSEGKAVRVIDKREL